A genomic region of Eucalyptus grandis isolate ANBG69807.140 chromosome 5, ASM1654582v1, whole genome shotgun sequence contains the following coding sequences:
- the LOC104442678 gene encoding disease resistance protein RUN1-like yields MAWIRSSCSSDNSPARVANGFFLGGQRINGNREGIGSEFDKDDISFEERENPVDPAVVEEVVSRDRFDFGIKAIRLGFRDVDHGLLFEIRPQLVDRSMRMKEGEMDTARYTSTFGIQRGEETAVMAARASLSSFSKRDLELATMVFGASSSSQPGILELRRAQGYEVFLSFRGPDTRRDFADFLRTMLTDAGIRVFWDEKELEGGKEIDRQLIQAIKQSEVSIPVISREYASSRSCRMELEQMVECMDKKNRIIIPIFYYVDPSDVRHCRDPFEGASDELNNRDRDGVLFNSWNSHGEVIKQIVREVEQKLKKRDLIVPKQLVGVDPHVQRIMAKLKVVYCNGEAGKIGNTREKVLIHGIPGVGKTELAKCVYNKLNLLFDACSFLENLQKEIRDHGIVSVQNRLISHVHKGVARKFDCSDHALKHIQERFRPTNVLLLLDDVKDHEQLSALVGELDWMSQGSRVIVTSQRDDVLKKHKGAEKFCLRTMQQDKALQLFSRHAFERDSPPEKFEELSTNIVAATDGLPLGLKKVGEFLCGKSINVWMEKLIQLKEAPDKSVREAFLESYTTLEENEQQIFLDIACFFNGKDKRIPYYMWRDLQFSPSISILSLCAMSLVEIGEDKKLHTRAILKTFGREIVRSENKKEPCQRSRLWNHEEALDVLIGRKGTEHVEALRLEFGDGYKGKIRFECNQFDGLQNLRFLKLDRADIRGNFGNHFFWRLRWLDWQGCPEIFEDHLNLNLQNLVILDLSGSLVHGNWSGWELLAEARKLKVLNLTDCVHLIATPKFSASMELERLILEGCSNLAVIDPSLGNLEELVSLNMKGCSLLRQLPDLGPMRGLKELVIDGTSISQINVQEGSMKILKFLSARNCKNLTEVSDSIKYLESLKYLSLDSSKIDALPESIGSLAELKTLSLKNCRGLTNLPDGIGRLSSLQLLDLSNTAIMKLPTSVKDLKATKVLNGTFIQNYPETTLNSENLVEINVSLRQELEGEIHFDLERLSSLAITNQR; encoded by the exons ATGGCATGGATCCGGTCAAGTTGCTCTTCCGACAACTCCCCAGCGAGGGTGGCAAACGGCTTCTTCCTAGGCGGCCAAAGAATCAACGGCAACCGTGAAGGGATCGGCTCAGAATTCGACAAAGATGACATCTCGTTTGAAGAGAGGGAAAATCCGGTGGATCCAGCCGTTGTCGAAGAGGTCGTCAGCCGAGACAG ATTTGATTTTGGTATAAAAGCAATCAGGCTTGGCTTCAGAGATGTCGATCACGGGCTTCTCTTCGAAATCCGCCCCCAACTTGTCGATCGATCAATGAGGATGAAGGAGGGAGAAATGGATACAGCCCGATACACCTCCACTTTTGGG ATACAGAGGGGTGAAGAAACAGCTGTGATGGCCGCCCGAGCTTCACTGAGCTCGTTCAGCAAAAGAGATCTAGAGCTTGCGACCATGGTATTTGGAGCTTCTTCGAGCTCGCAACCAGGGATCCTCGAGCTTCGTCGAGCTCAGG GTTACGAAGTGTTCCTGAGTTTCAGAGGGCCAGACACACGCAGGGATTTCGCAGATTTCCTGCGCACCATGTTGACTGATGCTGGGATTCGCGTCTTTTGGGATGAGAAAGAGCTGGAGGGAGGTAAAGAAATCGACCGCCAGCTGATCCAAGCGATCAAGCAGTCAGAGGTATCAATACCCGTCATCTCTAGGGAGTACGCATCCAGCAGGAGCTGCCGAATGGAATTGGAGCAAATGGTGGAGTGCATGGACAAGAAGAATCGCATCATCATCCCCATATTCTACTATGTCGACCCGTCGGATGTTCGCCACTGCAGGGACCCTTTTGAGGGGGCCTCTGATGAGCTCAATAATCGTGACAGAGATGGCGTGTTGTTTAACTCCTGGAA TTCTCATGGCGAAGTCATAAAGCAAATTGTCCGCGAAGTTGagcagaagctgaagaagagggACCTAATTGTGCCGAAACAATTAGTTGGAGTCGATCCTCATGTGCAAAGGATAATGGCAAAGCTGAAGGTTGTCTACTGCAATGGGGAAGCGGGTAAAATTGGAAACACACGTGAAAAGGTGTTAATACATGGCATCCCTGGGGTTGGTAAGACGGAGCTGGCGAAATGTGTTTATAACAAACTTAACCTTCTCTTTGACGCCTGCagctttcttgaaaatttgcaaaaagaaattagagatcACGGCATCGTGTCTGTGCAAAACAGACTAATTTCCCACGTCCACAAGGGAGTAGCCCGAAAGTTCGATTGTTCTGACCATGCTCTGAAACATATTCAGGAAAGGTTTCGCCCCACGAATGTCCTTCTTCTCCTTGATGACGTGAAGGATCATGAACAGCTCAGTGCATTAGTCGGAGAGCTTGATTGGATGAGCCAGGGGAGCAGGGtcattgtgacatcccaaagAGATGACGTCCTCAAAAAACACAAGGGTGCGGAAAAATTTTGTCTTAGAACAATGCAACAAGATAAAGCTCTGCAATTATTCAGTAGGCATGCTTTTGAAAGGGATTCTCCCCCTGAGAAATTCGAGGAGCTGTCAACAAATATCGTTGCTGCTACTGACGGGCTTCCTTTGGGGCTCAAGAAGGTGGGTGAGTTTCTGTGCGGAAAAAGCATAAATGTGTGGATGGAAAAACTGATTCAGTTGAAAGAAGCTCCAGATAAGAGTGTCCGAGAAGCCTTCCTTGAGAGCTATACCACCCTAGAAGAGAACGAACAGCAGATATTTCTTGATATAGCATGCTTCTTCAACGGAAAGGACAAGAGAATCCCCTATTACATGTGGCGTGACCTTCAGTTTTCTCCTTCAATATCAATTCTATCTCTTTGTGCCATGTCTTTGGTAGAAATTGGAGAGGATAAAAAACTACACACGCGTGCTATACTGAAGACCTTTGGCAGGGAAATTGTCAGGagtgaaaacaagaaagaacctTGTCAGCGCAGTAGGCTGTGGAACCACGAAGAGGCACTGGATGTACTAATAGGAAGGAAG GGTACGGAGCATGTTGAAGCCCTCAGGCTGGAGTTTGGTGACGGATATAAAGGGAAAATCCGTTTTGAATGTAATCAATTTGATGGTTTACAGAACTTGAGGTTCCTTAAGCTGGATCGGGCTGATATCCGGGGAAACTTTGggaatcattttttttggaGATTAAGGTGGCTTGATTGGCAAGGGTGCCCTGAGATTTTTGAGGATCATTTAAATCTGAATTTGCAAAACCTGGTGATTCTTGATTTGTCAGGAAGTCTGGTTCATGGAAACTGGAGTGGTTGGGAGCTGCTCGCAGAG GCaaggaaattgaaagttttgaacTTAACTGATTGCGTCCATCTGATTGCCACTCCAAAATTTTCTGCTTCAATGGAGTTGGAAAGACTTATTTTGGAAGGTTGCTCTAACTTAGCAGTTATCGATCCATCACTTGGTAATCTGGAGGAGTTGGTTTCTTTGAATATGAAGGGATGCAGTCTCCTCCGTCAATTGCCAGATTTGGGTCCCATGAGAGGCTTGAAAGAGCTGGTGATCGATGGAACTTCCATTTCTCAGATAAATGTCCAAGAAGGTTCCATGAAGATTCTCAAATTTCTCAGTGCTCGAAATTGTAAAAACCTGACTGAAGTATCTGATTCGATCAAGTACTTAGAGTCTCTCAAATATCTTTCTCTCGACAGCTCTAAAATCGATGCCCTACCAGAGTCCATTGGATCGCTTGCGGAGCTGAAGACACTCTCTCTAAAGAACTGCCGGGGGCTAACTAATCTTCCTGATGGAATAGGAAGGCTCAGCTCACTGCAATTGCTGGATTTATCTAACACTGCGATTATGAAGTTACCAACGTCAGTCAAGGATTTGAAAGCTACGAAAGTGTTGAATGGTACTTTCATACAGAATTATCCCGAAACTACTCTGAATTCAGAGAACCTGGTAGAGATAAATGTCTCGTTACGCCAGGAATTAGAGGGGGAGATCCACTTCGACCTTGAAAGATTGTCGTCTTTGGCAATCACGAACCAAAGATAG
- the LOC104442676 gene encoding disease resistance protein RPV1 translates to MSGQPLYEVFLSFRRQGMRNHFVDFLYTMLTDVGIHVFRDEEEPEKGGEILPQLIRAIEQSKISIPVISIEYGSSNICLMELVQMVECMDRKNHTIIPIFYHVNPLDAFNCRGTFQTADEHQKRALRQVGALAKYHHVERSDLCHSNVIKQIVLQVERMLKKKDLIVPKQLVGVNPHMQEIMAKLKVDYRNGQAIKIGDTCEKMLIYGIPGVGKTVLAKCVYNELNHLYDACGFLENIQAEISDHGIVSVQNRLISHLQKGNASNFNRSDVALTYFQRRFLTMKVLVLLDDVKDHEQLSALVGKLDWLGPRSVVILTSQTHDVLKNISGAEGYVLEPMKQDEALKLFCRHAFGTDCPREEFKTLSTDIVAATGRLPLALEVTGSSLFLVESKKVWRETRIALEVSPPKRVQVALKKSYADLDRNAQGIFLDIACFFTGMDKRISYYMWNDCKYNPSKTIPALLARSLVKIGEDKQVLMHEILKKFGQEIVKNENQNEPCKRSRLWNHEEALHVLRRGEGTKNVEALGLEFGDRSERDVSFECDHFDGLQNLRFLKLDQANIRGNFGDCLSSLRWLDWQGCPKTFDVKTLNLNLQNLLILDLSGSQVDEDWKGWELLVVARRLKVLKLTGCDQLIATPKFPASMELERLILEGCSNLAVVHPSFRNLKKLVSVNMKGCSQLCELPDCGPTRALKEVLIDGTSISRIDVQEGFMKELEFLSACNCKRLTEISNSIRYLKSLRYLCLDDSKIHTLWESIGSLEKLKTLSLKNCRRLSNLPDEIGKLRSLRFLDLSDTVIQELPPSVKDLKAMKVLRMRCTLIREFPEAILNLEKLKEIDFSVCQSLEGEIPFNIWRLSSLQILKLSDTRISGLPPSISRLSFLRELHISRCDNLQSLPELPCFVNVLRDLGN, encoded by the exons ATGTCTGGACAGCCACTCTACgaagtgttcttgagtttcagaaGGCAGGGCATGCGCAACCACTTCGTGGATTTCTTGTACACCATGTTGACTGATGTTGGAATTCACGTCTTTAGAGACGAGGAAGAGCCGGAGAAAGGTGGAGAAATCTTACCCCAGCTGATCCGGGCGATTGAGCAGTCCAAGATATCTATACCCGTCATCTCCATAGAGTACGGGTCCAGCAACATCTGTCTCATGGAATTGGTGCAAATGGTGGAGTGCATGGACAGGAAGAATCATACCATCATCCCCATCTTCTACCATGTCAACCCCTTGGATGCATTCAACTGTAGGGGCACTTTTCAGACGGCGGATGAGCACCAGAAGCGTGCTCTCCGTCAGGTTGGAGCCTTGGCGAAATACCATCACGTTGAAAGAAGTGATCT GTGCCATAGCAATGTCATAAAGCAAATTGTCCTCCAAGTTGAGCggatgctgaagaagaaggaccTAATTGTGCCGAAACAATTAGTTGGAGTCAATCCTCATATGCAAGAAATAATGGCGAAGCTGAAGGTTGACTACCGCAATGGGCAAGCAATTAAAATTGGAGACACATGTGAGAAGATGTTAATATATGGCATCCCTGGGGTTGGTAAGACGGTCCTGGCGAAATGTGTTTATAATGAACTTAACCATCTGTATGATGCCTGTGGCTTTCTTGAGAATATCCAAGCCGAAATTAGTGATCACGGCATCGTTTCTGTGCAAAACAGACTAATTTCCCACCTCCAGAAGGGAAATGCTTCAAACTTCAACCGTTCTGACGTTGCTCTGACATACTTTCAGAGAAGATTTCTCACCATGAAGGTCCTTGTTCTCCTTGACGATGTGAAGGACCATGAACAGCTCAGTGCATTAGTCGGAAAGCTTGATTGGCTTGGCCCAAGGAGCGTAGTCATTCTAACATCCCAAACACATGACGTCCTTAAGAACATCAGTGGTGCAGAAGGTTATGTCCTTGAACCGATGAAACAAGATGAAGCTCTGAAATTGTTCTGTAGGCATGCTTTTGGAACGGATTGTCCCCGTGAGGAATTCAAAACACTGTCAACAGATATCGTGGCTGCTACTGGCCGGcttcctttagcacttgagGTGACAGGTTCATCTCTGTTTCTTGTAGAATCGAAGAAAGTGTGGAGGGAAACACGGATTGCATTGGAAGTATCTCCTCCAAAGAGAGTCCAAGTGGCCTTGAAGAAGAGCTATGCTGACCTAGATAGGAATGCACAGGGGATATTTCTCGATATAGCATGCTTCTTCACCGGAATGGACAAGAGAATTTCCTATTACATGTGGAATGACTGTAAGTATAATCCTTCTAAAACGATTCCAGCTCTTCTTGCCAGGTCTTTGGTCAAAATCGGAGAGGATAAACAAGTCCTCATGCATGAAATACTGAAGAAGTTTGGCCAGGAAATTGTCAAGAATGAAAACCAGAATGAACCTTGCAAACGCAGTAGGCTATGGAACCATGAAGAAGCACTGCATGTACTAAGACGTGGGGAG GGTACTAAGAATGTCGAAGCCCTTGGGCTCGAGTTTGGTGACCGATCTGAAAGGGATGTCAGTTTTGAATGCGATCATTTTGATGGTTTACAGAACTTGAGGTTCCTCAAGCTGGATCAGGCTAATATTCGAGGAAACTTTGGGGATTGCCTTTCGAGCTTAAGGTGGCTTGATTGGCAAGGGTGCCCTAAGACTTTTGACGTTAAAACGCTAAATCTGAATTTGCAAAACTTGTTGATTCTCGATTTGTCGGGGAGTCAGGTTGACGAAGACTGGAAAGGTTGGGAGCTGCTTGTGGTG GCTAGGagattgaaagttttgaaaCTGACTGGTTGTGACCAATTAATCGCCACTCCAAAATTTCCCGCTTCAATGGAGCTGGAAAGACTTATTCTGGAAGGTTGCTCTAATTTAGCAGTTGTCCATCCATCATTTAGGAATCTGAAGAAGTTGGTTTCTGTGAACATGAAGGGATGCAGTCAACTCTGTGAATTGCCAGATTGCGGTCCCACGAGAGCCTTGAAAGAGGTGTTGATCGATGGAACTTCCATTTCTCGGATTGATGTCCAAGAAGGTTTCATGAAGGAGCTCGAATTTCTCAGTGCTTGCAATTGTAAAAGGCTGACTGAAATATCCAATTCGATTAGGTACTTAAAGTCTCTAAGATATCTTTGTCTCGATGACTCTAAAATCCATACCCTATGGGAGTCCATTGGATCGCTGGAGAAACTGAAGACATTGTCTCTGAAGAACTGCAGGAGGCTGTCCAATCTTCCAGATGAAATAGGGAAGCTCAGGTCATTGCGATTCCTAGATTTATCTGACACTGTGATTCAGGAGTTACCTCCATCAGTCAAGGATTTGAAAGCTATGAAAGTGCTTAGGATGAGGTGTACTCTCATACGGGAGTTTCCTGAAGCTATACTGAATTTGGAGAAACTGAAAGAGATAGATTTCTCGGTATGCCAGAGTTTAGAGGGGGAAATCCCCTTTAACATTTGGAGATTATCGTCTTTGCAAATCCTGAAACTGTCCGATACTCGGATTTCTGGCCTACCTCCAAGTATTTCCCGCCTTTCTTTTCTCCGGGAACTCCACATCTCCAGATGCGACAATCTTCAGAGCCTACCCGAGTTGCCCTGTTTTGTTAATGTTCTTCGAGATTTGGGTAATTAG
- the LOC120294087 gene encoding TMV resistance protein N-like, whose translation MSRQPLYEVFVSFRGADMRRGITDFLYTMLIDVGISIFGDEEELEIGEEIHPQLIRKIEQCKISLPIISEKYASSKSCLMVLKQVLQCMDKKNHIIIPIFYYVHPTDVRHCRGPLAWALPEHQKRNGDGSFLYHWVSAFHRIRKLDGHHLHEKIVV comes from the coding sequence ATGTCCAGACAGCCACTCTATGAAGTGTTCGTGAGTTTCAGAGGGGCGGACATGCGTAGGGGCATCACTGATTTCTTGTACACCATGTTGATTGATGTTGGGATTAGCATCTTTGGGGACGAGGAAGAACTGGAGATTGGCGAAGAAATCCATCCCCAGCTGATCCGGAAAATAGAGCAGTGCAAGATATCACTACCCATCATCTCCGAGAAGTACGCATCCAGCAAGAGCTGCCTAATGGTATTGAAGCAAGTGTTGCAGTGCATGGACAAGAAGAATCACATCATCATCCCCATATTCTACTATGTCCACCCGACGGATGTCCGCCACTGCAGGGGCCCTTTGGCGTGGGCCTTGCCCGAGCACCAGAAGCGCAACGGGGACGGCAGTTTCCTTTATCACTGGGTGTCTGCTTTCCATCGGATCAGAAAGTTAGACGGACACCATCTCCACGAAAAGATTGTAGTGTAA